Proteins from a single region of Macrotis lagotis isolate mMagLag1 chromosome 2, bilby.v1.9.chrom.fasta, whole genome shotgun sequence:
- the TNNI1 gene encoding troponin I, slow skeletal muscle has translation MLKSLMLAKAKECWEQEHEEKEAEKARYLAERIPTLQTRGLSLSALQDLCRELHAKVEVVDEERYDIEAKCNHNTREIKDLKLKVLDLRGKFKRPPLRRVRVSADAMLRALLGSKHKVSMDLRANLKSVKKEDTEKERPVEVGDWRKNVEAMSGMEGRKKMFDAAKSPTTQ, from the exons ATGCTCAAG AGTTTGATGCTGGCCAAAGCCAAGGAATGTTGGGAACAAGAGCATGAGGAGAAGGAGGCTGAGAAGGCCAGATACCTGGCTGAAAGGATTCCTACACTCCAGACCCGAGGACTGTCCCTCAGTGCCCTGCAG gACCTGTGCAGGGAACTACATGCTAAGGTAGAGGTTGTGGATGAGGAGAGGTATGACATTGAAGCCAAATGCAACCACAACACCCGGGAG ATCAAGGATTTGAAGCTGAAAGTGCTTGATCTTCGGGGAAAGTTCAAACGACCACCCCTGCGACGGGTCCGTGTCTCAGCAGATGCCATGCTCCGGGCACTGCTGGGCTCAAAACACAAGGTGTCCATGGACCTGCGGGCCAACCTCAAGTCCGTGAAAAAGGAGGACACAGAGAAG GAACGACCCGTGGAGGTGGGTGACTGGCGTAAGAACGTTGAGGCCATGTCTGGTATGGAGGGTCGGAAGAAGATGTTTGATGCAGCCAAGTCTCCAACCACCCAGTGA